AAACGCCTCGCTCGTCATGGCCCGCGTCTGATCTGCTCGATCACGGCAACCGGCACGTTCAACCACTCCGGCTGGACGAAGGATTGAGAGAACGGGGCGCTTCCTCATCCGCGAGAGGGTCGTATGCGGTCGGCCCTGATGGGGTGGCCGCATCAGTCCTCCAGAGGCGGATCGCGCCGTCGAAGCCTCCGGAGGCCAGCACCCGGCCGTCGGGGCTGAAGCTGACGGCATGCACCCCGGCATCGTGTCCGGCCAGGGTCAGGTGCTGTCGGCCCGATTCGACGTCGACGAGGGTGACGATCCCGTCCAGGCCGGCACTGGCCAGCACCCGGCCGTCGGGGCTGAAGGCCAGGGCGCGGGGCTCGTTGGTGTGAAGCATGGGCAGGTCGGCTCGCCGCGTTCCGTCTCGCAGGTCCAGAAGGGAGACAAAACCGAGCTTCGTGGCCGCGGCCAGGGTTTGGCCGTCCGGGCTGATGGCCAGCGCCGTCACGTCATTTGCCATCGACCACCCCTCGCGAGCCGAGCCGGCCTCCACATCCCAGAGCAGGATCTCATCGTTGTTTCCTCCGACGGCGAGGGTCCGGCCGTCGGGGCTGACGGCCAGGGCTCTCAGGTCCTTGGCGATCGTGATCGGCGTTGCGAGCCGGTGCCCTGAGGCGCTGTCCCAGAGGCTGACGATTCCGTCTCGAGCGGTGGAGACGAGCGTTCCGTCCGGAAGAAACGCCAGGGCGCGGATTGGTTTCTGATGGCCTTCGATCGTGTGGAGACGTTGCCCGGTCGAGGTGTCCCAGAAGACGATCCGGCCCTCGAAGTCACCCGAGGCGATCATGTGGCCGTCGGGGTTGAAAGCCATCGAGGTGACGAGCGTTCCATGCCCCTCGAGAACCACGATGGCCCGGCCTGTTGCCGCGTCCCAGAGTCGGACCACGTGATCATCGCCCGACGAGGCGAGCACCTGGCCGTCGGGGCTGTAGGCGAGATCCCAGATCTCCCCCTCGTGGCCGGCCGGATCGGCCGGATCGGCGAGGGGCTCAGGATGCCAGATCAGGACCAGACCGTTCGCAATTGCCATCAGGGTGTCGGAGCTTCCCGGAATCGTGGCGACCGACTGGACTCGACCGCCCAGCTCGTCGACCCTCGCCAGCTCACGTCGCCCGGCCACGTCCCAGAGTACGGCGGAACCCTTTTCGTCGGCCGAGACGAGCCGGAGCCCGTCTGAGGAGAAGGCAAGGGCCGAGACGTTGCCGGAATGGCCGTCGAGCGTCGCGAGGATCGACCCGGTCGAGGGGGCTCGAAGGTGAACCAGGCTGCCGGACGCGGTGGCCACCGGCCCCGAGGCCAGCGGAGAGGCCGCCAGCGCCGACCGGTTGAGCGGCTCATGCTCGATCAGGCTGATCTGATGGCCGGTCCGAACCTCGTACGAGGCGATCCAGGACCGCTTGCCCGGTTCGGGGTCGGCCGGGTGGATCGCGACGAGCAGGCGATCGTCGGCGGCGAAGGTCAGCCGACGGCTGTTGCCGATCAGGAGGATGTCGGGGCCATCCTCCATCGCGATCTCCTCGATTGACGTTTTTTCCTCACGTTGAGTCCCCATCGCAAGGCGGCGACCGTTGTGAGAGAATTCCGCCGAGAAGATCGGTCGATCACTCACCTGCCGGGGCATGCCCTCGGGCTGTTCGAAGATCCAGAGCGCCCCGGGACGGGTGAAGTCCCCGAGAACCATGTGACGACCGGCGGGATCGAGGGCGAGGATGTCGTGGAGCTGTCGAGGATCGAGCATCGGCCTGGTCCCCGATCGGATCGAGACGCGGCCGGTCCCCGCGTCCCTCCGGTAGGTCCAGGAACCGATCAGGGATCGCCCGACGACCATCAAGGTCCCGTCGGAGGCCGTGGCAACGTCCATCGGGGCTCGGGGCAGGGCGGCCACGACCGTCAGATCGCGGCGAAGGTCGCGATCGAGGTAGTGCCAGGCGAAGTCGCGTGGGTCGGGTGATCCGGGTTCCGGAATCAAGGCTCGGAGCCGCCGCTGAGCCTGAACGACTCGCCCCGCTCGGGCATCTTCCTGGGCCAGGGCGAGGGTGGCGACGTACTCTTGCCGCGTTGCCATGCGGAGCGCCGAGCCGAGCCGCTCGTTTGACTCGTCGAGCCGGAGGTTCGACTCGTCCAGCCGAACAACCGTTCGGGAGAGGGCGACCGCGTACCCAAGACTGACGACCAGCGTCACGAGCCCCATGGCGAGCATCGAGGCCGCCGTCGGGTGACGCAAGGCCCAGCGAGCCGTGCGCCGGGCCGGGCCGAGCGGGCGGGCGAGGGTCGGTCGGCCGTCGAGGAAGCGATCGAGATCCTCGGCCAGCCGGGCGGCGTCGGCATAGCGGCCATCGGGCCGCTTCTCCAGGCATCGGAGGCAGATCGCCTCCAGGTCGCGGGGGATTGTCGGCCTCAAGCGACGGGGAGGCTCGGGAGGGTTGGTTACAACTGCCTGCATCGCCTCCCAGCCGGTTTTCCCCTCGTGGGGAGGACGGCCGACGAGCATTTCGTAGAGGATCGCCCCCAGCGCATAGACGTCAGTGGCCGGGCCGAGGTCCGCGATGCGCTGCTCGACCTGCTCGGGGGGGGTGTAGGGCGGGGTGCCCAGGGGGCGGGCGGCGGTCTGATCGCCCGGGCTGGCCTCCAGCATACGGGCCAGGCCGAAGTCGGTGATCCGGGGCACCAGCTCGGCATTAGGCCGATCGGGCAGGTCGAGCATCACGTTGCCCGGCTTCAGGTCGCAGTGCAGGAGCCCCCGGGCGTGCATGTGGGCGATGGCAACGGCCATCGTCCGGATCAGAGAGGAGGCGAGTCGGGGGGGCATCGGCTGTTCGAGCTGATTGAGCCACGAGCGGAGCGTCGGCCCCTCGCAGAAGGCGGCGGCAATATAACAGAGCGAGTCGATCTCGCCGGCCTCGTAGACCGGCACGAGGTTCGGGTGGTCGAGCCGGGCGGCGGCCCGGGCCTCCCGGAGGAACCGCCGTCGAACGCGGGAGGAGTCCAGCGCGTCAGACCTCGGCAGCTTCAGGGCGACATGGCGGCCCATGTCCGGGTCAAACGCCTTCAGGACGACCCCGAACCCGCCTCGGCCAAGCTCCTGCTCGACCTCGAACCGGCCGATCCGAGTTCCCCACGACGGCCCGACGCCCTCCGCCCGATCGGGCTCCCGGGGCGGGAAGGCGGCGTGGAGCAGGTGGATAACCTCCTGGATCTGACCGGCTCGGGGATCGTCTACCGGCATTCCCGGCTCGTCGCAAGGATCGCCCGGCGGCTGGCCGCGACGAAGGGCCTCGGCGTACGAGGCGGCCCAGGTGTCGAAGCCGGACAATCCCGGAGCATCTTCGGTCGACTCCGGCGTCTGCTCGTCGTTGTTTGGTTTTTTCACGACGAATCGGCCCCTCCGAGCTGCTCAGCCAGCCGTTCGCAGGCTCGCTGGTAGGCCTGGCGGGCAGCGGCCTCGGTCCGGTCGCCGAGCCGTTGGCCGATCGCGGCGAAGCCGAGCCCCTCGTGATGCCGCCAGAGCAGGACCAGGCGGTCCCGCTCCCTCAGCCTTGCCATCGCGCCGGCCAGCCGCTCGGCCTGCTCGCGGCCAATGGCGGTGGTTCCCGGCGTCGGGTCGTCGGCGGTGAGGGTCTTGCAAGGAATGCCACCGTCGGGGAGTTCCCGCCGGACGTCGGCCCTGGCCGTGCCGAGGAACGCCCGACGTTTCTCGGCGAGGTTGAACATGAGCAGGCGATAGAGCCAGGCCCGCAGCTCGTCGAGTGAGGTCCCGGCGAAGTCTTGGCGTCGTTGGTGGGCGTCGAGCAAGGACTCCTGGACCAGATCGCTGGCCCCGACCTTTGACCGGATCGCGCCGGGCAGGTGCCGCTCGGCCACCTGCAAGAGGTACGAGCGGCATGCCTCCAGGTCACGGGCGATTCGCGAGCCGTCTTCGGAACCTCGTGCCGGCATCAGTCTCCCTGCTCTGAACTTCGAGGCAAGTCAGCGGGTTCGGCATCATTCCCCCGGGCCGCCGTAGGGGCGTCGAGGAGGAGTGGTTGCCGAGCGGATCGCGCCTGGTAAGGGGCGATCGCCAACGGATCAATGGTGATCGATCGCGAGGCGACGATCAAGCCACGAATGCGAGATGCGAAGCACTGGTTCGTCGAATCGATCGTGGATGTCGTCCCGAGGCAACACCCGGAGGTCGCGCCGAGGACGCGCGGGGAGTTCATCGAGGAAATCGTTCGGGCCGACCTTCGATTTCGGCCCAGGATCGCCATGAACGGGAGAGGAACGTCTCGTCAGCCGGAATCTCCACCAACGAGGAACGCGGTCACACTCGTAAGTTTGGCGAACTTTCAAGCTTGCATCGGTGGCGCTGGATTGTCGGGGCGGTCCCCTTGGGAAACGACGAGTTGCGTCTGGCCCAAGAGACACACGACCAGACCGACCTCGAGCACCATTGCTCAGTCACCAGGCCAGGCCCCGCAAAGTTTCAGAGCTCCGGTCGAGTCGAACGCCGGCCGGTCTTCGTTCTCCGATGCGTGGTCGATTCCTTACCTCTTTCGACGATCTCTTTCTGATTGGGAATCACATGGAATTCATCACGAGTTGCGAGGAAGGAAATGGGAAGGCCGTCAGCAACCCCGTCATGCCGCCGAGTTCGAACCAATCGTTCGAAACGATCCTGGACGCGCTTCAAACTCATGTGAAAAGTCAGGGAAGACGCAATGCCTACACCTTTCTCACTCCCGAGTTCCGGCAATCGACATTGACGTTTCGGGAGCTCGACGAGCGAGCAAGGCGGATCGCCGCCGGCTTGCTTCAACACGCCGAACCGGGCGATCGTGCCTTGATGATGTTTCCGGCGGGGCTGGGGTTCATCGAGGCGTTCCTGGGATGCCTCTTTGCCGGGATTGTCGCCGTGCCCGCTTATCCTCCCAGGAAGAACCGCAACGCCGGGCGCATTCGCTCCATCGCCGAGGACTGCGAGCCCAGGTTGCTCCTCTGCGCGTCTAAGACGAGGCGGGGGGTTGAGGAGGAACTCGGAAGATCGGTGAAGGGCTCATCCGTCATCGTGACCGACGAATTGGATGATTCAGGCGGAGGACCGCTTCCCCGGCCCCATCCAGATCAGCTTGCATTCGTGCAATACACGAGCGGTTCGACGGCATCACCAAGGGGGGTGATGGTCTCGCACGGGAACATCGTCGCCAACCAGGTCAGCATCATGACGAACTTCCGCCACACCACGAATGACGTGGCGGTAAGCTGGCTTCCGATGTTCCATGACATGGGTCTGATCGGTTCTGTCTTGCAGCCCTTATTCGTGGGGTTTCAATGCTACCTGATGGACCCCAGCACCTTCATCCGAGAGCCGTTCACGTGGTTGAAGGCCATCTCGGACTTCCGAGGAGTGCTCAGCGGCGCGCCCAATTTCGCCTATGACCTGTGCGTGCGAAAGGTGAGCGATCAGCAGAAAGCCGAGCTAGACCTGAGTTCCTGGGTGGCATTCAACGGAGCCGAGCCGGTCCGGGCGGAAACCTTGACGCGGTTTGCAAGAGCGTTCGAATCGTGCGGATTTCGCAGGGATGCGTTCTTTCCCTGCTACGGGATGGCGGAGGCGACCCTGTTCGTTTCCGGCGGGCCTCCCCTGGCCGCCACGAAGGTCGTGACGGCCTGTCCGATGGATCTGGAGAACAACCGGATCACCGAGTCGTCGAGCGGCCAACGGGTCGTCAGTTGCGGGCAGATCGGGCCGGACCTCGAAGTGCTCCTCGTCGACCCGAAGACGTTGACCGCGTGCCGACCGGACGAGGTCGGGGAAATCTGGCTACGGGGGGCGAGTGTCGCGAGGGGTTATTGGAATCGTCCCGAGGAAACCCGGGAAGCATTCCACGCCAACGCATACGGTGATGATCGACACTGGTTTCGCACAGGCGACTGCGGGTTCCTGAGGAACGGCGAGCTGTACGTGACCGGTCGCCTGAAAGACCTCATCGTCGTCCGTGGCCGCAACCTCTATCCCCAGGACATCGAGCAGCTGGTCGAGTACCACATCGACTTCCTCGGGCCGAACTCCTGCGCCGCCTTCTCGGTCGAACATGACGGCGAGGAACGGCTGATCGTCGTGGCCGAAGGCACGCGGGACATGGCCCGATGGGCCAGGTCGAACGCCGAGGGGCACGCGGAACGTGTTTGGCTCGAACGCGCAATTGATGACCTGCGGAGAGAAGTCCTCGATCAATTCGAGGTCGCATTGGCCCGACTCATCTTCGTACGTCCCGCGACGTTCCCACGGACCTCGAGCGGGAAGCTCCAGCGAAGACTGACCAGGAGGATGCTCTCCGACGGAGCGCTTGACGTCGTCCTGGAGTCGGCTGTCCGCAGACCGGATGTCGTCGAGATGCATCCCGCGGAACACGAGGTGATGACTTCTCTGATTTGCGAGACGCTGCGCGAGTGGGCAGGCCAGGAAGGGCAGTCGCTACCTGCCCTCAACGGCAAGACCACCTTCACGTCGTTGGGGGTCGACTCGATGGCCGCAGCAGACCTCGGGCTACGTCTTGAGAAGAAACTCAGCCTGGCCGTCGATGGGGAGATGCTTTACCTGGAACGGACGATCGAGAATCTGGCGGCCCAACTGGCTCGTCGACTCCCCTCGAACGCCGGGCGTCATGGTGAGCCTTCGTCAACGAAGTCGGGCTTCGTCCACTCACTCCAGGACGCCCTTCATCGCTTCCAGCAGTTCGAAGACGCAGGCCACGATTACTTCGCGACCGAGATCGAACACCAGGAAGGGAGCCACGTCTGGGTCGGCGGCCTGAAGATGCTGATGATGGCGTCGTACAGCTACCTGGGGTTGATCAACCGAGACGAGGTCAACGAAGCCGCCCGGAAGTCCATCGAATCCCACGGGACCGGGGCCCACGGCGTCCGGCTTCTTGCCGGGACATTCCATACGCATTGCGAGCTGGAGCGGGAGATCGCGGCGTTCTTCGCGACCGACGACGCGATCGTCTTCAGCAGCGGTTTCATCTCCAATCTGGCCACCGTGGCCGCCCTGGTGGGTGAGGGGGACGTCGTCATCGGCGACGAGTACAACCACGCCAGCATCGCGGACGGGTGCAAGTTTTCCGAGGCAACGTTCCTCACCTTCCCGCACAACGACACACGTGAACTTGAGATCCTTCTCAAGCAACACGCAGGCAAGAAGATCCTCGTCGTTGTCGATGCAGTCTACTCGATGGACGGCGACGTCGCTCCGCTGCCCGAAATCGCCGAGCTCTGCCACCGGCACGGCGCGTTGCTGATGGTGGACGAGGCCCACAGCCTTGGGGTGATGGGGGAGACGGGCAGGGGGATCCAGGAGCACTTCAACCTCCCCGCCGACGCGATCGACATCAAGATGGGCACCCTGTCGAAGGCCATTGCCAGTTGTGGCGGCTTCATCGCGGCCCGGCAGGAGATCATCGACTACCTGAAATTCCACGCCAGGGGCTTCATCTTCTCTGCGGCCCTGCCGGCCGCCCAGGTCGGGGCCGCCCGCAAGTGTCTTGAGATCATCCGGGACGAGCCCTATCTCGCAGGCCGCCTGCGGGAACTGCGCGATCGCTTCGTGTCGGGATTGCGCGATCTGGGCTTCGAGGTTCCTCCGACCGATTCGGCGATCGTGCCGATTCTTTTCCGATCCGAGGAGGAGACCCTGGAGGCGGTCGGATTCTGTCGGGCGCGAGG
Above is a genomic segment from Tautonia marina containing:
- a CDS encoding sigma-70 family RNA polymerase sigma factor; the protein is MPARGSEDGSRIARDLEACRSYLLQVAERHLPGAIRSKVGASDLVQESLLDAHQRRQDFAGTSLDELRAWLYRLLMFNLAEKRRAFLGTARADVRRELPDGGIPCKTLTADDPTPGTTAIGREQAERLAGAMARLRERDRLVLLWRHHEGLGFAAIGQRLGDRTEAAARQAYQRACERLAEQLGGADSS
- a CDS encoding WD40 repeat domain-containing serine/threonine protein kinase, which translates into the protein MKKPNNDEQTPESTEDAPGLSGFDTWAASYAEALRRGQPPGDPCDEPGMPVDDPRAGQIQEVIHLLHAAFPPREPDRAEGVGPSWGTRIGRFEVEQELGRGGFGVVLKAFDPDMGRHVALKLPRSDALDSSRVRRRFLREARAAARLDHPNLVPVYEAGEIDSLCYIAAAFCEGPTLRSWLNQLEQPMPPRLASSLIRTMAVAIAHMHARGLLHCDLKPGNVMLDLPDRPNAELVPRITDFGLARMLEASPGDQTAARPLGTPPYTPPEQVEQRIADLGPATDVYALGAILYEMLVGRPPHEGKTGWEAMQAVVTNPPEPPRRLRPTIPRDLEAICLRCLEKRPDGRYADAARLAEDLDRFLDGRPTLARPLGPARRTARWALRHPTAASMLAMGLVTLVVSLGYAVALSRTVVRLDESNLRLDESNERLGSALRMATRQEYVATLALAQEDARAGRVVQAQRRLRALIPEPGSPDPRDFAWHYLDRDLRRDLTVVAALPRAPMDVATASDGTLMVVGRSLIGSWTYRRDAGTGRVSIRSGTRPMLDPRQLHDILALDPAGRHMVLGDFTRPGALWIFEQPEGMPRQVSDRPIFSAEFSHNGRRLAMGTQREEKTSIEEIAMEDGPDILLIGNSRRLTFAADDRLLVAIHPADPEPGKRSWIASYEVRTGHQISLIEHEPLNRSALAASPLASGPVATASGSLVHLRAPSTGSILATLDGHSGNVSALAFSSDGLRLVSADEKGSAVLWDVAGRRELARVDELGGRVQSVATIPGSSDTLMAIANGLVLIWHPEPLADPADPAGHEGEIWDLAYSPDGQVLASSGDDHVVRLWDAATGRAIVVLEGHGTLVTSMAFNPDGHMIASGDFEGRIVFWDTSTGQRLHTIEGHQKPIRALAFLPDGTLVSTARDGIVSLWDSASGHRLATPITIAKDLRALAVSPDGRTLAVGGNNDEILLWDVEAGSAREGWSMANDVTALAISPDGQTLAAATKLGFVSLLDLRDGTRRADLPMLHTNEPRALAFSPDGRVLASAGLDGIVTLVDVESGRQHLTLAGHDAGVHAVSFSPDGRVLASGGFDGAIRLWRTDAATPSGPTAYDPLADEEAPRSLNPSSSRSG
- a CDS encoding aminotransferase class I/II-fold pyridoxal phosphate-dependent enzyme is translated as MEFITSCEEGNGKAVSNPVMPPSSNQSFETILDALQTHVKSQGRRNAYTFLTPEFRQSTLTFRELDERARRIAAGLLQHAEPGDRALMMFPAGLGFIEAFLGCLFAGIVAVPAYPPRKNRNAGRIRSIAEDCEPRLLLCASKTRRGVEEELGRSVKGSSVIVTDELDDSGGGPLPRPHPDQLAFVQYTSGSTASPRGVMVSHGNIVANQVSIMTNFRHTTNDVAVSWLPMFHDMGLIGSVLQPLFVGFQCYLMDPSTFIREPFTWLKAISDFRGVLSGAPNFAYDLCVRKVSDQQKAELDLSSWVAFNGAEPVRAETLTRFARAFESCGFRRDAFFPCYGMAEATLFVSGGPPLAATKVVTACPMDLENNRITESSSGQRVVSCGQIGPDLEVLLVDPKTLTACRPDEVGEIWLRGASVARGYWNRPEETREAFHANAYGDDRHWFRTGDCGFLRNGELYVTGRLKDLIVVRGRNLYPQDIEQLVEYHIDFLGPNSCAAFSVEHDGEERLIVVAEGTRDMARWARSNAEGHAERVWLERAIDDLRREVLDQFEVALARLIFVRPATFPRTSSGKLQRRLTRRMLSDGALDVVLESAVRRPDVVEMHPAEHEVMTSLICETLREWAGQEGQSLPALNGKTTFTSLGVDSMAAADLGLRLEKKLSLAVDGEMLYLERTIENLAAQLARRLPSNAGRHGEPSSTKSGFVHSLQDALHRFQQFEDAGHDYFATEIEHQEGSHVWVGGLKMLMMASYSYLGLINRDEVNEAARKSIESHGTGAHGVRLLAGTFHTHCELEREIAAFFATDDAIVFSSGFISNLATVAALVGEGDVVIGDEYNHASIADGCKFSEATFLTFPHNDTRELEILLKQHAGKKILVVVDAVYSMDGDVAPLPEIAELCHRHGALLMVDEAHSLGVMGETGRGIQEHFNLPADAIDIKMGTLSKAIASCGGFIAARQEIIDYLKFHARGFIFSAALPAAQVGAARKCLEIIRDEPYLAGRLRELRDRFVSGLRDLGFEVPPTDSAIVPILFRSEEETLEAVGFCRARGLFVVPVFYPAVPMDRPRIRATVMASFSDDDLNGALKVFEQLAAARSAASVRSPSRSPGGVRRGNPEKTGGAIFDFGLGSP